Below is a genomic region from Rhizobium sp. 9140.
TCGACGGGAACGCGTGCGAGTCCAATCGATTTTCCGGCGCGCCGCTGCTATAGACCATCGCCGCAACACTGGAAAGCCTGCCTTTCGGCAAGAGCGACCGGCACGGCAGGCAACGACGGACACGCGCCATGAGAGCGCGAAAAGAGCGACAGGGGTCGGATCGAATGGTGGGTCATACAGTCAGCCGCATGGCGGCATTTGCGGGTCTCATGGCGCTTGCCGGCTGCAATACGCCGGACACGGGCGGCGCGATCGATGCCGGCGCCGGCGCGGCCTCCGCCACGCCCGCCGTCATCCAGGCGAAATGCCCGCAGATCGTCATGCGCGATGCGACGTCGGTCTACCGCACCTATGCCAAGGGCGCGAAGGACGATCCCACGCAGATCATCTACCAGGCCTCGCTCGCCGACTCGACGCGCCAGTGCGTGCAGAGCGATACGACCCTGACGGTCAATGTCGTGGTGCAGGGCCGCGTCACCTCCGGTCCGGCCGGCGGCCCCGGCACGATCAACCTGCCCATTCGCGTCACCGCGACCGATGAGAACAACACGCTGTTCTCTGAGGTGACCCAGCTGCCCGTCACCGTCCAGGCCGGCACGGGCGCCCAGCAGTTCATCTTCACCAAATCCGCCCCCATCAACGGCGGCGCCGGCGACTTCGCCAAGGTCTATGTCGGCTTCGACACAGGCCCGGCTGCGCCGAAGAAGCGGAAGTAGGCAAACGTAGAAGAGCGCGGTCCTCATAAAGGCCGCGCTCCCTTGCATTCGCCCGTTCGCCTGTGCCGCCGCTTTCGGCAGACGCCCGATCAGGCCCCCAGCACCTCCGACCATTCCGCCAGCGCCTCGATGGTGGCGGGCAGGGCGGTCATGCGGGAGATGACGGTTTCGGCGCCGGCTTCGGTCAGCGCGTCGGCATGCGAGGGGTAGCTGTGCGATGCGCCGGTAAAGCCGATGACGCGCATGCCGGCCGAGCGGGCGCCGTGGACGCCGTGCACCGAATCCTCCACCACGATCACCCGCGACGGATCGACGCCCATCTGGGCCGCGCCATGCAGGAAGATGTCCGGCTTCGGCTTCACCCTGTCCTCGCCAAGGTCGCGTGCGGAAAAGATGTTGCGGCCGAACAGGTCCTTCAGGCCGACCTTGCCGAGCATCATCGCCAGCCGCTCGGAGGTGGAGTTCGAGCAGACGCACTTTTTCAGCCGGATCTGCGACAGCGCCGCCTTGACCCCCTCGATGATCTCGACGTCGTCCTTCAGCCGCTGTTCGAGGATTTCGCTGTGGCGCGAGATGAGGCTCGCCGACAGCGGGATCGTCGCCTCGCGCTCCACGGCCAGCAGCGTGTTCTGCCAGGTCATGCCCGCATAGCGCTCCGCCATCTCCTCCGTCGAAATCGGATAGCCCGCTTCCGTCAGCAGCGCCGCCTCGACTTCGGAGGCGATGATCTCGCTATCGACGAGCACGCCGTCGCAATCGAAAATGATGAGGTCGATACCGGACATGGGGGAAATCTCTGATACGTGGGAATGCCCGCGCTTTACACGAGGCGGCGGCGGGGGACAATGCGTTAACGATGGAAACGAGGGGAAGAAGAGCCGCTTCGCTGGCCGTTATTCTGCCGAGTGCTGCTCCAGAAGAGCCGAAACGGCGCGTTTCAGAGGTGGAATCTCGTCAATGATGACACCCCACAAAATTGTGTCCGAAAGCCCGTGATATTCGTGACGGATAACGTTTCCAATCGTCCTCACGCGCGGCCATGGGATCTCGGGCTGGGTTGCCCGCACATCCTCAGGGAGAGATCGGCTCGCCTCGGATATGATCTCGATGGCCCTTTGCAGCGCATGCCTGAGCATCCAGTCCGAACTGTAATCCTCCAGTGTCTTACCGGCAGCCGCCGCTTGAATACCGAGGATGGCAGCATTCATGTCATGGAGAGCGTGTCTGAAGTCACGAACCACTAGAAAACCCTGAAAGCAGAAGCCTCGATATCTGCTTTCAACCGAGGATGAAGACCATCCCGCGTCGTAATATCGACGGGTAATTCCAAACGCTCCTCCAGCATCAGTTTTATGCCGATGAGATCGAACGCATTGAAGCGGCTGGCAGGATCGTAGTCGATGAAAAGGTCGATATCGCTCAATGCGCCAGCTTCGTCCCGGGCAACGGAGCCGTAGACGTATAGCGACGTGGCACCACAGGAGCGCACCGCCTCGGCGTCGTCGCGGAGGCGCTCGATAACATGTCGTCGATCTAGGCGCGTTCTCATGAGATTCAGCTTACCTCAAAAAATGATCCTGTTCCATCCGTCGGTTTTTCGCGCAAGTTTTCCGCCTCTTCAGCCTTTGGTAACCAAACTCGGTAACCATAGCAGCAGAATTTGTGTCCCAGAGTCAGCGTATCAGCGAGTAGTCATGGTGTCCCTGAAGTCTTCCGTCGTTTTGTCTGCTGAAATCTCCCCCGCCGCTGCTGGTGGGTGGCTCGACACCATCATCAAGGGCGATTGCGTCTCCGCCCTTGAAAAGCTGCCCGACAATTCGGTGGATGTCGTCTTCGCCGATCCGCCCTACAACCTGCAGCTCGGCGGTGCGCTGCACCGGCCGGATCAGTCGCTGGTCGATGCCGTCGATGACGCGTGGGACCAGTTCGCTTCCTTCGAGGCTTACGATGCCTTCACCCGCGCCTGGCTGCTGGCCTGCCGCCGTGTGCTGAAGCCCAACGGCACGCTGTGGGTCATCGGCTCCTACCACAACATCTTCCGCGTCGGCGCGATCCTGCAGGATCTGAACTTCTGGATCCTCAACGACATCGTCTGGCGCAAGACCAACCCGATGCCGAACTTCAAGGGGCGCCGGTTCCAGAACGCGCATGAAACGCTGATCTGGGCGAGCCCGAGTGCCAAGGGCAAGGGCTATACCTTCAACTACGACGCCCTGAAGGCGGCGAACGACGACGTGCAGATGCGCTCCGACTGGGTGTTCCCGATCTGCTCCGGCGGCGAGCGCCTGAAGGACGGGAACGGCGACAAGGTCCACCCGACCCAGAAACCGGAAGCGCTGCTCGCCCGCGTCATGATGGCCTCCACCCGGCCGGGCGATGTCGTGCTGGATCCGTTCTTCGGTTCGGGCACCACAGGCGCCGTCGCCAAGCGCCTCGGCCGGCATTATGTCGGCGTCGAGCGCGAGCAGACCTATATCGACGCGGCCCGTGCCCGCATCGAGGCGGTCGAGCCGCTGGGCGGCGCCACATTGTCGGTCATGACCGGCAAGCGCGCCGAACCCCGCGTCGCCTTCAACGTGCTGGTGGAGAGCGGCCTCATCAAGCCCGGCTCGATCCTCACCGACGCCCGCCGCCGCCACAGCGCCATCGTGCGCGCCGACGGCACGCTGGCCTCCGGCGGCGAAGCCGGCTCCATCCACCGCCTCGGTGCCAAGGTCCAGGGCCTCGACGCCTGCAACGGCTGGACCTTCTGGCACTACGACGACGGTGGCTTGCTGCGGCCGATCGACGATCTGCGGACCGTTATCCGGGCGGATATGGCGCGGATGGGATAATGTTGTAAATCAGAGAGTTAACGCCTGCGTCGGCCCCTCATCCGCCTGCCGGCACCTTCTCCCCGCGGGCGGGGCGAAGGGACGTGTGGCACCGCTTCTACCCGATTTCGAAACAACGAGCAGGGCAAGTCCCCTCTCCCGGCGCGCGGG
It encodes:
- a CDS encoding HAD family hydrolase, with amino-acid sequence MSGIDLIIFDCDGVLVDSEIIASEVEAALLTEAGYPISTEEMAERYAGMTWQNTLLAVEREATIPLSASLISRHSEILEQRLKDDVEIIEGVKAALSQIRLKKCVCSNSTSERLAMMLGKVGLKDLFGRNIFSARDLGEDRVKPKPDIFLHGAAQMGVDPSRVIVVEDSVHGVHGARSAGMRVIGFTGASHSYPSHADALTEAGAETVISRMTALPATIEALAEWSEVLGA
- a CDS encoding HepT-like ribonuclease domain-containing protein, whose protein sequence is MNAAILGIQAAAAGKTLEDYSSDWMLRHALQRAIEIISEASRSLPEDVRATQPEIPWPRVRTIGNVIRHEYHGLSDTILWGVIIDEIPPLKRAVSALLEQHSAE
- a CDS encoding nucleotidyltransferase family protein, with the translated sequence MRTRLDRRHVIERLRDDAEAVRSCGATSLYVYGSVARDEAGALSDIDLFIDYDPASRFNAFDLIGIKLMLEERLELPVDITTRDGLHPRLKADIEASAFRVF
- a CDS encoding site-specific DNA-methyltransferase — encoded protein: MVSLKSSVVLSAEISPAAAGGWLDTIIKGDCVSALEKLPDNSVDVVFADPPYNLQLGGALHRPDQSLVDAVDDAWDQFASFEAYDAFTRAWLLACRRVLKPNGTLWVIGSYHNIFRVGAILQDLNFWILNDIVWRKTNPMPNFKGRRFQNAHETLIWASPSAKGKGYTFNYDALKAANDDVQMRSDWVFPICSGGERLKDGNGDKVHPTQKPEALLARVMMASTRPGDVVLDPFFGSGTTGAVAKRLGRHYVGVEREQTYIDAARARIEAVEPLGGATLSVMTGKRAEPRVAFNVLVESGLIKPGSILTDARRRHSAIVRADGTLASGGEAGSIHRLGAKVQGLDACNGWTFWHYDDGGLLRPIDDLRTVIRADMARMG